From the genome of Ptychodera flava strain L36383 chromosome 22, AS_Pfla_20210202, whole genome shotgun sequence, one region includes:
- the LOC139122313 gene encoding uncharacterized protein has product MSTISICKLLEFCHDNTFSVLNSNFYRQCHGAAMGSLISPIVANLYKEMFENEALANVNTDLAPLWWYRCVDDTNTPIRKDKVKEFHDYINSRDSCIQFTMEQPEADGNIPFLDTKVTPLVDGRVKTTVLSKPTHTDLYLQWNSNHVLNAKSSVPRSLFKKIIRGHVH; this is encoded by the coding sequence ATGTCAACTATCAGTATCTGCAAACTTCTAGAATTCTGTCACGACAACACGTTTTCCGTTCTCAACAGCAACTTCTATCGTCAATGTCATGGTGCTGCAATGGGTTCTCTGATATCTCCCATAGTCGCCAATCTCTACAAGGAAATGTTTGAAAACGAGGCACTTGCCAATGTAAACACCGACCTGGCACCTCTCTGGTGGTACAGATGTGTTGATGATACCAACACACCAATAAGGAAGGACAAAGTAAAAGAGTTCCATGATTACATCAATAGTAGAGATAGCTGCATCCAATTCACCATGGAGCAACCAGAAGCTGATGGAAACATCCCTTTCTTAGACACCAAAGTCACTCCATTAGTTGACGGGAGGGTGAAGACCACAGTGTTAAGCAAGCCAACACATACAGATCTATATCTACAATGGAACAGTAATCATGTACTAAATGCAAAGTCGTCAGTACCGAGGTCACTGTTTAAGAAGATTATTAGAGGCCATGTACATTAA